A region from the Variovorax paradoxus genome encodes:
- a CDS encoding ion transporter yields the protein MTRSTTAAAARTLAISSAIDSRFDKPASGWRRRLFTVIFEADTRAGLLFDLALIAVIVASVLVVILDSVQPIREQWRPVFNVLEWVFTILFTLEYIARLACVNKPLRYALSFYGVIDLLALLPTFLVALAPELAYLIDVRVLRLLRVFRIFKLSRYSVEYRALVSAVAASRRKITVFVGFVMLVVLVMGTLMYVVEGPAHGFTSIPVAIYWAISTMATVGFGDLVPKTDLGRAIASVMMLLGWGVLAVPTGIVTAEMARRGPDDDTAAPVATGGRGVFAMTPPSAVAAPARRLTPAARRRALAQHRRGGR from the coding sequence ATGACCCGATCGACCACCGCAGCTGCCGCCCGGACCCTCGCCATTTCTTCAGCCATCGATTCGCGCTTCGACAAGCCGGCGAGCGGCTGGCGGCGCCGGCTGTTCACGGTGATCTTCGAGGCCGACACGCGCGCGGGCCTGCTCTTCGACCTGGCCTTGATTGCGGTGATCGTGGCCAGCGTGCTGGTGGTGATCCTCGACAGCGTGCAGCCGATCCGCGAGCAATGGCGGCCCGTGTTCAACGTGCTCGAATGGGTGTTCACCATCCTGTTCACGCTCGAATACATCGCACGGCTCGCCTGCGTGAACAAGCCGCTGCGCTATGCGCTGAGCTTCTACGGCGTGATCGACCTGCTCGCGCTGCTGCCGACTTTCCTGGTGGCGCTCGCGCCCGAGCTCGCCTACCTGATCGACGTGCGCGTGCTGCGGCTCTTGCGCGTGTTCCGCATCTTCAAGCTGTCGCGCTACTCGGTGGAATACCGCGCGCTGGTCTCGGCGGTGGCCGCGAGCCGCCGGAAAATCACGGTGTTCGTGGGCTTCGTGATGCTGGTGGTGCTGGTGATGGGCACGCTGATGTATGTGGTGGAAGGCCCGGCGCACGGCTTCACGAGCATTCCGGTGGCGATCTACTGGGCCATCTCGACCATGGCCACGGTGGGCTTCGGCGATCTCGTGCCCAAGACGGATCTAGGCCGCGCCATCGCCTCGGTGATGATGCTGCTGGGTTGGGGCGTGCTGGCCGTGCCCACAGGCATCGTCACCGCCGAGATGGCGCGGCGCGGCCCTGACGACGATACGGCCGCACCCGTGGCGACAGGAGGGCGGGGCGTATTCGCGATGACGCCGCCCTCGGCTGTGGCCGCACCCGCGCGGCGGCTCACGCCTGCGGCCAGACGGCGCGCCCTTGCGCAGCATCGTCGAGGCGGGCGATGA
- the metW gene encoding methionine biosynthesis protein MetW, with amino-acid sequence MSDIETQRLIANLVPEGARVLDLGCGDGALLDLLQRERGCSGYGVEIADGNVLQCIRRGVDVIQLNLDEGLAVFDDASFDVVLQIDTLQHLRNAEVMLRETARVGRIGIVAFPNFAHWPNRISIARGRMPVTRRLPYQWYDTPNIRVGTFKDFEVLAQKNSLRVLDAFGVQDGRSVRWLPNARAGTAVFKFERGR; translated from the coding sequence ATGAGCGATATCGAGACCCAGCGCCTTATCGCCAACCTCGTACCCGAGGGCGCGCGCGTGCTCGACCTCGGCTGCGGCGACGGCGCCCTGCTCGACCTGCTGCAGCGCGAGCGCGGCTGCAGCGGCTACGGCGTGGAAATTGCCGACGGCAACGTGCTGCAGTGCATCCGCCGCGGCGTCGACGTGATCCAGCTGAACCTCGACGAAGGCCTGGCAGTGTTCGACGACGCCTCGTTCGACGTGGTGCTGCAGATCGACACGCTGCAGCACCTGCGAAACGCCGAGGTCATGCTGCGCGAAACCGCGCGCGTGGGCCGCATCGGCATCGTGGCCTTTCCCAACTTCGCGCACTGGCCCAACCGCATCAGCATTGCGCGCGGCCGCATGCCGGTGACGCGCCGCCTGCCTTACCAGTGGTACGACACGCCCAACATCCGCGTCGGCACCTTCAAGGATTTCGAGGTGCTGGCGCAAAAGAACAGCCTGCGCGTGCTCGATGCCTTCGGCGTGCAGGACGGCCGCAGCGTGCGCTGGCTGCCCAACGCACGCGCGGGCACGGCGGTGTTCAAGTTCGAGCGCGGGCGCTGA
- a CDS encoding IMPACT family protein has translation MSFTLSQPAHSELLIKKSRFIGCVQPVADRAAALAVVASLRSEHPAAAHVCWALMAGGQSAANDDGEPGGTAGRPMLEVLRHQQLEGVLATVVRYFGGIKLGAGGLVRAYTDAVAQACLGAVLVPLVRQRLLQCTVPYALEGLVRREIAAVAGASLVDVRHGDAVDFRFTLPEPDAGSFIARLDDAAQGRAVWPQA, from the coding sequence ATGAGCTTCACGCTCTCGCAACCGGCGCACAGCGAGCTGCTGATCAAGAAAAGCCGCTTCATCGGCTGCGTGCAGCCGGTGGCCGACCGGGCCGCGGCGCTGGCGGTGGTGGCCTCGCTGCGCAGCGAGCATCCCGCTGCCGCGCATGTCTGCTGGGCGCTCATGGCGGGCGGCCAGTCGGCCGCCAACGACGACGGCGAACCGGGCGGCACGGCCGGGCGCCCCATGCTCGAGGTGTTGCGGCACCAGCAGCTCGAAGGCGTGCTCGCCACGGTGGTGCGGTACTTCGGCGGCATCAAGCTGGGCGCGGGTGGCCTCGTGCGGGCCTACACCGATGCGGTGGCGCAGGCCTGCCTCGGTGCGGTGCTGGTACCGCTGGTGCGCCAGCGGCTGCTTCAATGCACCGTGCCCTATGCGCTCGAAGGGCTGGTGCGGCGCGAAATCGCGGCCGTGGCCGGCGCCTCGCTGGTCGATGTACGGCACGGCGACGCGGTGGACTTCAGGTTCACGCTGCCCGAGCCCGATGCCGGCAGCTTCATCGCCCGCCTCGACGATGCTGCGCAAGGGCGCGCCGTCTGGCCGCAGGCGTGA